The Tessaracoccus flavus genome includes the window GACATCGCCGAACGCCTCGGCCGACGCTGGCAGCGCCAGCGCGCTGAACCCCTCCTGCACCAGCACCTCGACGGCGCCGATGTAGTCGTCCAACGACGCGTCAGGGAGGCAGACGATGAGGCCGCGCAGGGGTTGATCCATGGCACCATCTTGCCGCACTGGTGAGGTCCGCCGTCGCCGGCTCCCGGACCGACAACGTCAGGCGGGCTTAGACTGCGCGCATGTCCGGACACCTGACGCGCTCGCAACGCCTAGACGAGCTGCCCTACACCCGCAAGCACAACAAGCTCCTCATGGGCTCGGGCGTCGGCTGGGCCCTCGACGCCATGGACATCGGGCTGATCTCGTTCATCATGGCCGCGCTCGCCTCCGAGTGGCAGCTCTCCAGCACCGAGCTGAGCTTCCTGGGGTCTGTCGGCTTCGTCGGGATGGCGCTCGGCGCGTCGCTGGGCGGGCTGCTGGCCGACCGCATCGGCCGCCGCCAGGTGTTCGCCCTCACCCTGCTGATCTACGGCGTTGCCACGGGCCTGTCCGCGCTCTCGACCGGGCTCGTCATGCTCATTGCGCTCCGCTTCATCGTCGGCCTCGGGCTCGGTGCCGAACTGCCGGTGGCGTCGACGCTCGTGAGCGAATTCGCGCCGCGCAAGATCCGCGGGCGGGTCGTCGTCGCGCTGGAGTCGTTCTGGGCCGTCGGCTGGCTCGCCGCCGCGCTAATCGGCTTCTTCATCGTCCCGATGGACAACGGCTGGCGCTGGGCGCTCGCGCTCGGGGCGGTGCCGGCCGCGTGGTCCATGGTGATCCGCTTCGGGCTGCCGGAATCGGTCCGGTTCCTCGAGGGCAAGGGCCGCCACAACGAGGCAGAGCAGGTGGTCTCCAAGTTCGAGGAAGCCGCCGGCGTCACCGTCCGCGACGAGGACAAGGCTCCGGATGCCCCGCTGCAGGCGGGCGCGAAGGTCACCAAGCGCGAACTCTTCGGTCCGCGGTTCCGCACGCGCACCATCGCGCTCTGGCTCACCTGGTTCGGCATCAACTTCGCGTACTACGGCGCCTTCATCTGGCTGCCGACGCTGCTCTCGTCCGAGGGCGGCATGAACCTGCGCGATTCGTTCGAGTTCACGCTCTACATGACGCTCGCGCAGCTGCCGGGCTACCTCGCGGCCGCGATCCTCGTCGAAGTCTGGGGCCGCCGGCCCACGCTCGTCACGTTCCTCGGCGGCTCGATGGTGGGCGCAGCCGCGTTCGCGCTGGCCCCGACTCTCGCGGCGTCCATCGCTCCGGGGGACGATGGCGCCGCCTACGCGATCGCGCTCACCGCCGGCTGCGTGCTGTCGTTCTTCAACCTGGGCGCGTGGGGTGCCCTCTACGCCATCACCCCGGAGGTCTACCCGACGGCGATGCGCGCGGGCGGGGCGGGGGCGGCCACCGCGTTCGGCCGGATCGCGGCCATGGCCGCGCCGCTCGTCGTGCCGCTCATCGTCGGTGCGGCTGGCCGCGCAACGCTGTTCGCCGTGCTGGGCGCGATGTTCGCCATGGCGATGGTCGCAGCGTGGTTCCTGCCCGAGTACACCGACCAGGCGCTCGACGAGGTCTAACGACCCGAGGCAGGTCGGTCCCCGGCGGCTGCTCGCTCAACGAGCTTCACTCGGGCGGCTCCACCTGTCCCAGCTCAATCTGCTGCGCGTTGCCGTGCTTCGCGTAGTACTCGTCCATCGTGTCGCCGCTCAACGCCCCAGACAGCTCAGCCACGCCGTCCCAGTCGACGACGTCGACGGCCTGGCCGCCAATGGTGGCGAAGCCCTCGATCGGCGCCTGCATCAACCCGATCGACTCTCCGCTCGTGATGCGCATGGAGAGCGCGAGCTCCGTGACGTAGCGGTTTGTCATCTGGTCGTCGACAGTCATGGTGTCGGCCACCTGCCCGATGACGTTGCTGAACGTCACCGGG containing:
- a CDS encoding MFS transporter, whose translation is MSGHLTRSQRLDELPYTRKHNKLLMGSGVGWALDAMDIGLISFIMAALASEWQLSSTELSFLGSVGFVGMALGASLGGLLADRIGRRQVFALTLLIYGVATGLSALSTGLVMLIALRFIVGLGLGAELPVASTLVSEFAPRKIRGRVVVALESFWAVGWLAAALIGFFIVPMDNGWRWALALGAVPAAWSMVIRFGLPESVRFLEGKGRHNEAEQVVSKFEEAAGVTVRDEDKAPDAPLQAGAKVTKRELFGPRFRTRTIALWLTWFGINFAYYGAFIWLPTLLSSEGGMNLRDSFEFTLYMTLAQLPGYLAAAILVEVWGRRPTLVTFLGGSMVGAAAFALAPTLAASIAPGDDGAAYAIALTAGCVLSFFNLGAWGALYAITPEVYPTAMRAGGAGAATAFGRIAAMAAPLVVPLIVGAAGRATLFAVLGAMFAMAMVAAWFLPEYTDQALDEV